The following coding sequences lie in one Psychrobacter arenosus genomic window:
- the cas1c gene encoding type I-C CRISPR-associated endonuclease Cas1c, which translates to MRPLKNTLFVQTQGAWLNKQGENVVMNIDYEVKGRVPIHKLDAIVCFGQVSISPALMAHCTDNGITITHLNQYGKFQARIEGAVSGNVLLRREQYRMSDDPERTQLICHSIILGKVHNQRQVIRRYLRDYKQQLDAQVIEQLENAQKRLGNGLNKILTTQSLPDLLGREGEMAATYFSVFPQFIRNSDFHFPKRTRNPPTDMVNALLSFTYTLMTHDCRSALETVGLDPACGFFHQLRPGRPSLALDLVEEFRPIVDRFVLSLINKKQLGKSDFKTEPNGAVWLKDDARQTFFKAWHDRKQQTIYHEWFEETVPFGLLPHLQATIMARHVRGDIDAYIPFLWK; encoded by the coding sequence ATGCGACCCCTCAAAAATACTTTATTTGTGCAGACCCAAGGCGCTTGGCTGAATAAGCAGGGTGAGAATGTGGTGATGAATATCGACTATGAGGTCAAAGGTCGCGTGCCTATTCATAAATTGGATGCCATCGTCTGCTTTGGTCAGGTTTCTATATCGCCTGCGCTCATGGCGCATTGTACGGATAATGGCATCACCATCACTCACCTCAATCAATATGGCAAGTTTCAGGCACGTATTGAAGGTGCTGTCAGTGGCAATGTGCTGCTGCGCCGCGAGCAGTATCGTATGAGTGATGACCCTGAGCGGACTCAGTTAATTTGCCATAGTATTATCCTGGGCAAGGTGCATAACCAACGGCAGGTCATTCGTCGCTATTTGCGGGACTATAAGCAGCAGCTGGATGCCCAAGTGATAGAACAGTTAGAAAATGCGCAAAAACGCTTAGGGAATGGTCTCAATAAAATTCTAACCACACAGAGCTTGCCAGATCTATTGGGCCGGGAAGGGGAGATGGCGGCCACTTATTTTAGTGTCTTTCCCCAGTTTATTCGTAACTCTGATTTTCACTTCCCTAAAAGGACTCGCAATCCACCTACAGATATGGTCAATGCTTTGTTGTCTTTTACCTACACGCTAATGACCCATGACTGCCGCAGTGCCCTTGAGACGGTAGGCTTAGATCCTGCCTGTGGGTTTTTTCATCAGTTGCGTCCGGGACGCCCTTCGCTAGCGTTGGATTTGGTGGAGGAGTTCCGGCCCATAGTCGATCGCTTTGTGTTGTCTTTAATTAATAAAAAGCAATTGGGTAAATCGGACTTCAAGACTGAGCCTAATGGTGCAGTATGGCTCAAAGACGATGCGCGGCAAACCTTTTTTAAGGCTTGGCACGACCGTAAACAGCAGACTATCTATCACGAGTGGTTTGAAGAAACCGTTCCGTTTGGGCTGCTACCGCATCTGCAGGCGACCATTATGGCGCGTCATGTTCGCGGCGATATCGATGCTTATATTCCATTTTTATGGAAATAA
- the cas2 gene encoding CRISPR-associated endonuclease Cas2 → MMILVTYDISTMDSKGAKRLRHVSKHCLNFGQRVQYSVFEIEVDPAQWTTLKATLEDIINHDTDSLRYYYLGKNWQHKVEHVGAKPVLDLNDVLLF, encoded by the coding sequence ATGATGATACTGGTCACTTATGATATTAGTACAATGGACTCAAAAGGGGCCAAACGGCTACGTCATGTGTCTAAGCATTGCTTAAATTTTGGACAGCGAGTGCAATATTCTGTGTTTGAAATTGAAGTGGATCCAGCGCAATGGACCACACTTAAAGCGACTTTAGAGGATATTATTAACCACGATACCGATAGTCTGCGCTATTATTATCTGGGTAAAAACTGGCAGCACAAAGTCGAGCATGTTGGCGCAAAACCTGTGTTAGACTTAAACGATGTCTTACTGTTTTAG
- a CDS encoding helix-turn-helix domain-containing protein — MTYSADFRAQVIKSVKQQGMSIRQACAFYEISKATLQS, encoded by the coding sequence ATGACTTATTCAGCAGACTTCCGTGCTCAAGTGATTAAAAGTGTTAAACAACAAGGTATGAGTATCAGACAAGCTTGTGCATTTTATGAGATTAGTAAGGCCACGCTACAGAGTTAA
- a CDS encoding IS630 transposase-related protein, with amino-acid sequence MPNEALLKDVEQHPDDYMYERAQRFNCSKSGIEAALKRLGISQKKDT; translated from the coding sequence ATACCTAATGAAGCGCTATTAAAAGATGTTGAACAGCATCCAGACGATTACATGTACGAGAGAGCACAGCGTTTCAACTGTAGCAAGTCAGGCATCGAGGCCGCTTTGAAACGCCTTGGTATCAGTCAAAAAAAAGACACTTGA
- a CDS encoding IS630 family transposase — MVSVKKKTLEHPKACPVRRATYLAKLNHYIAQGFAIVYMDETGFESETIRRYGYAPIGSPSIDRYNWQARDRTNVIGALYGKMLFALDYLKTNINKEVFYHWCKFTLIPKLKRKCVIVMDNAAFHKRVQKLLNRHGHRLLFLPPYSSDLNPIEKKWAQVKFLRQGWMENDLSKLFYDIHPKHNSFVVQ, encoded by the coding sequence TTGGTATCAGTCAAAAAAAAGACACTTGAGCATCCCAAAGCCTGTCCTGTGAGAAGAGCGACTTATCTGGCCAAGCTCAACCACTACATCGCTCAGGGCTTTGCTATTGTCTACATGGATGAGACTGGCTTTGAAAGTGAGACGATACGCCGTTATGGTTACGCGCCTATTGGTAGCCCTTCCATTGACCGTTATAATTGGCAAGCCAGAGATAGAACCAATGTCATTGGTGCGCTCTATGGCAAAATGCTGTTTGCACTCGATTACTTAAAGACCAACATCAATAAAGAGGTTTTCTATCACTGGTGCAAGTTCACGTTGATACCAAAGCTTAAGAGGAAATGTGTGATCGTTATGGATAATGCTGCCTTTCATAAGCGCGTTCAAAAGCTGCTTAACAGGCATGGTCACAGGCTTCTATTCTTACCCCCTTATAGTTCTGACTTAAATCCCATCGAGAAGAAGTGGGCTCAAGTGAAGTTTCTACGCCAAGGCTGGATGGAAAATGACTTATCTAAATTGTTTTATGATATTCATCCAAAACATAACTCTTTTGTAGTGCAGTGA
- a CDS encoding ShlB/FhaC/HecB family hemolysin secretion/activation protein yields the protein MGKLDPRLCVLTASIALISTTITTITAQAITPEQYQQQRSEALKDQQLPSPTVSIDTRPYQTPPSVNSVSAVDKASDKGITSNDAAPCFDIQTLYLSGELANRFSFAVMPYTMGPQSILGSCMSVTDINQLVSDVQNRIIDKGFVTTRVLVENQNLKSGHLTLTLIPGRIDQIVPVDLQANRPIHLDNSSNPANFAPAMPMQSGDLLNIRDIEQALENFKRVPTADADFSIAPSSRTNKPGYSDIQVKWQQNKRWRLAATVDDSGQESTGIYQGNVTLSLDNPTWHNDLLYLSYNHNLDGAGDGADNGSWGYNIGYTLPIDNTQLTLTHSGYNYDQTVAGANQDYVYSGESYTTDATLSHLVHRDNHSKTYLTAGGFAKQQNNFIDDTEVEVQRRKTAGYKAGVSYESNIGQTQFISDLTYQRGTGAFDAISPPEALFNEGSARTGIIKTTIDINRPFKVVDYAMNYHASIKGQYAEEALIPNDRFSIGGRYTVRGFDGERSLSGDHGALVRQELSAYLGDKPHAIYAGVDAGYVKMDNPRQDELLLGNHLVGAVVGVKGYVTPIKTSYDLFAGYPLEQPDNFSDKEWVTGFSLGWQY from the coding sequence ATGGGTAAATTAGATCCTCGCTTGTGTGTTTTAACAGCCAGTATAGCGCTAATAAGTACTACAATAACTACAATCACAGCGCAAGCCATCACGCCAGAACAATACCAACAGCAGCGCAGTGAGGCCCTAAAAGACCAGCAGCTTCCTAGTCCCACTGTCAGCATCGATACGCGCCCTTATCAAACCCCACCATCAGTGAACAGTGTGTCCGCAGTAGATAAGGCATCGGATAAAGGTATAACAAGTAATGATGCCGCGCCTTGTTTCGATATTCAAACTCTCTATCTTTCTGGCGAGCTAGCCAATAGATTCAGCTTTGCCGTCATGCCTTATACCATGGGACCACAGTCAATCCTTGGTAGCTGTATGAGTGTCACCGATATTAATCAGTTGGTCAGTGATGTACAAAATCGTATCATCGACAAGGGCTTTGTCACCACGCGGGTACTGGTAGAAAACCAAAATCTCAAATCAGGACATTTAACCCTAACTCTTATCCCTGGGCGTATTGACCAAATCGTCCCCGTAGATCTGCAAGCTAACCGACCTATCCACCTGGATAACTCTAGCAATCCGGCCAACTTTGCTCCTGCTATGCCTATGCAATCGGGTGACTTGCTCAACATTCGCGATATCGAGCAGGCATTGGAAAACTTCAAACGTGTGCCGACTGCTGATGCTGACTTTTCTATCGCGCCCAGTAGTCGTACCAATAAACCGGGCTATAGTGATATTCAAGTTAAGTGGCAGCAAAACAAGCGCTGGCGTCTTGCCGCTACGGTCGATGACTCCGGTCAAGAGAGCACGGGCATCTATCAAGGTAATGTCACCTTATCTCTGGATAATCCCACTTGGCACAATGACTTATTGTATCTGTCTTATAACCATAATTTAGATGGCGCGGGCGATGGCGCAGATAACGGCAGCTGGGGCTACAATATCGGTTACACTTTGCCGATCGATAATACCCAGCTGACTTTGACTCATAGTGGTTATAACTATGACCAAACCGTGGCAGGCGCCAACCAAGATTATGTCTATAGCGGCGAGTCCTACACCACTGATGCTACTCTCAGTCACCTAGTTCATCGTGACAATCACAGCAAGACCTATCTCACTGCAGGCGGCTTTGCCAAGCAGCAAAATAACTTCATTGACGACACTGAAGTCGAGGTTCAGCGTCGCAAGACGGCAGGCTATAAGGCTGGTGTGAGTTATGAGAGCAATATCGGTCAGACCCAGTTTATCAGTGATCTCACGTATCAGCGCGGCACCGGAGCATTTGATGCCATAAGTCCGCCCGAAGCGCTATTTAATGAAGGCAGCGCCCGTACCGGTATTATCAAGACCACCATTGATATCAATCGTCCTTTTAAAGTGGTGGACTACGCCATGAACTACCATGCCAGTATCAAAGGTCAATATGCCGAAGAGGCCTTGATCCCCAATGATAGATTCAGTATCGGTGGGCGCTATACCGTACGCGGCTTCGATGGAGAGCGTAGCTTAAGCGGTGATCATGGGGCCTTGGTTCGTCAAGAGCTAAGCGCTTATTTGGGTGACAAACCTCACGCCATCTACGCCGGAGTAGATGCCGGTTACGTCAAGATGGACAACCCGCGCCAAGATGAGCTGCTATTAGGCAACCACTTGGTCGGTGCGGTCGTCGGCGTCAAGGGCTATGTCACCCCAATCAAAACCAGCTACGACCTCTTTGCAGGCTATCCTTTAGAGCAGCCAGATAACTTTAGTGACAAAGAATGGGTCACAGGATTTAGCCTTGGTTGGCAGTATTAA